The Acidobacteriota bacterium genome contains the following window.
CCTTTCTCCAGGTAGGCCGGCACGTTGCCGCGGTCCCCGTAGACGAAGCGCGAGACCACATTGCCCGCACCGTCCAGCTCGGCGACGGGGTTGAGGAGGTCCGTGTAGAGCCAGCCCTGGACCAGCGAGCCGTTGACCTTCTTCCCGATACGCCGGTTTTCGCCGTCCACCAAATACTCGACCAACGGCGCCCCCGGGGCCTGCACCGAGCGCAGATTGCCCAGGGAGTCGTAGTCATAGAGCACCGACTGACCGCTCTGGGTTTCGCTCTCCAGCTCCCCTGCAGCGGTGTAGGTGTAGCCGCGGTCGCCGTAGGTCAGGAGGCGGTCTTGGTCGTCGTGGGTGGCGGCAAGCGAGCCACTGGGGGTGAGCAAGCTGGTGCGGTTGCCGTTGGCGTCGTAGCCGTACTCCGCCACCAGGGCGCCGTCCCGCTCAACCCGCTGCAGCCGGCCCCGCGGGTCGTAGGAATAGCTGGTGACCGAGGCCTGCCCCTGGATCGTCTCCGCTCGCTCGGTGATGCGGCCAAGGGCGTCGCGCTGGTAGCCCACCTCGTAGAGAGAGGTTCCGCCGAAGGCTGCACGGTGGCTGGTGAGCTCGCCGAAGGGGTTGAAGCCGCGCTCGGTGGTCAGGTCCCCCTGAACGGTGCCGGTGATGCGGCCGTTGGCGGCGTCCCGGACCAGGGTCAGATCCCCGGCCTGGGTCAGCAGACCGTCGCGGTCGTAGTCGTAGCTGGCCAGAGTCGAGCCGCCGACCCGCATCGACGCCACCTTGAGCTCCGCATTGAAGCTCCAATCCACCGTCCCCGTCACCGGCCCGGACCAGCTGAGCGAGCGCAGCAAGTGTCCCTGGTAGCCGTAGGTCAGGGTCGAGCCTTCAGAGGTGGTGAGGGTCCCTACCTGGCCGGCGGAGGTGTCCCAGCCGAGAGTGGTCTGGCCATCCGGATGAGTGAAGCTCTCCAGCCGCCCGAGGTCGTCGTAGGCGAAACCCAGAGCCTCGCCGCCGGCGCGTTGGATTTGCTCCAGCTGGCGATCCGGCCGGTGCCCGAGCACGAGACCCTCGGCGGGCGTGCCGCCCGGAGGGGAGTAGGTCGAGACCTCGTCCCGGGGCGTGTACTCGAAAGCATGAGCCGGCCGCCCCGGCGGCGTCAACGTCTCCAGGTTGCTTCCAGCATCCCAGGTGAAGGCGACCGGGCTGCCGTCGGGCAGGATCTGCGATAGAGGGCGATTGGCGGCGTCGTAGGTGAAGCGGGTGACGCGATCCAGCGGATCGGTGACCGTTGACCGACGGCGCAGCGATTACGAAGAGGCTCACCATAACGCGGCGCTTGCCGCGTAACGAAGCTGTCCACTTTTCCGGGGGGAGGTCAGGTCACAGAACATTGTGCCAAAGAGAAACCTCGCCATTGACCGCCTCGAGAGAAGTTTGGGGTCAACGGGCCCACTTGGCCACTAAGCTCTGCCCTCGTTCCCAGTCAACCGCTCCACAGCCATCTCCAAGGCCTCCTGAAACGCTTGCAAAGGGATTTCCCGAGTTAGCTGCTCTTTTAGTGCCTCAGGTCCCGGAAGCT
Protein-coding sequences here:
- a CDS encoding RHS repeat-associated core domain-containing protein; this translates as MTPPGRPAHAFEYTPRDEVSTYSPPGGTPAEGLVLGHRPDRQLEQIQRAGGEALGFAYDDLGRLESFTHPDGQTTLGWDTSAGQVGTLTTSEGSTLTYGYQGHLLRSLSWSGPVTGTVDWSFNAELKVASMRVGGSTLASYDYDRDGLLTQAGDLTLVRDAANGRITGTVQGDLTTERGFNPFGELTSHRAAFGGTSLYEVGYQRDALGRITERAETIQGQASVTSYSYDPRGRLQRVERDGALVAEYGYDANGNRTSLLTPSGSLAATHDDQDRLLTYGDRGYTYTAAGELESETQSGQSVLYDYDSLGNLRSVQAPGAPLVEYLVDGENRRIGKKVNGSLVQGWLYTDLLNPVAELDGAGNVVSRFVYGDRGNVPAYLEKGGRTYRIIADPIGSVRLVVDVETGAVAQRLDYDSFGQVLFDTNPGFQPFGFASGLYDPQTSLIRFGVRDYDPRTGRWTAKDPLGFAGGDTNFYAYVANDPINRADPSGQILPALALGYAAFEVALTLYDLYDAWDTVSDPCADLWDKGLSVGGLGLGAVLPGGGYGVGAKAGKRVIGKADNWDDWAELSGILRDAARGKGNFGVGYATREQARVVGEAWVGEGFSIASDGRTLVSADGLRQFRPPTFKPRLGRYQANLQARPPGFTHWQSNGHLNIDD